In one window of Helianthus annuus cultivar XRQ/B chromosome 17, HanXRQr2.0-SUNRISE, whole genome shotgun sequence DNA:
- the LOC110921001 gene encoding endoglucanase 8 produces MAPKPATSPAVFAIFTLLLIFSASVTAHDYSDALRKCILFFEGQRSGRLPPDQRVTWRSHSAMHDGASAGVDLRGGYYDAGDNIKFNFPMAFTTTMLAWSVIDFGRLMGAELGNAIRAVKWGTDYLLKATATDGVVYVQVGDPLSDHNCWERPEDMDTLRTVYKVDRNHPGSEVAGETAAALAAASIVFRSRDPVYSRILLNRAVKVFRFADTYRGAYSDYLSSAVCPFYCDNNGYEDELLWAAAWLQKASRRRQYREYIVRNQVILRAGDTIHEFGWDNKHAGINVLISKEVLMGKSPNLKSFQNNADAFICSLLPGTAHLQVQYSPGGLIFKAGGSNMQHVTSLSFLLLAYSNYLSHANRVVPCGDKTASPALLKSLARRQVNYILGDNPMRMSYMVGYGPRYPQRIHHRGSSLPSVRVHPAHIGCQAGSRYFFSPDPNPNVLIGAVVGGPNTTDAFPDSRPFFQETEPTTYINAPLVGLLGYFAAHP; encoded by the exons ATGGCGCCAAAACCTGCAACTTCTCCGGCGGTTTTCGCCATTTTCACTCTCCTCCTCATCTTCTCCGCCTCCGTCACCGCACATGACTACTCCGATGCTCTCCGGAAATGCATTCTGTTCTTCGAAGGTCAACGTTCCGGCAGACTTCCGCCGGATCAACGCGTCACGTGGCGGAGTCATTCCGCCATGCACGACGGAGCTTCCGCCGGA GTCGATCTAAGAGGCGGATACTACGACGCCGGAGACAACATAAAGTTCAACTTCCCAATGGCGTTCACCACAACAATGCTGGCATGGAGCGTAATCGATTTCGGCCGATTAATGGGCGCAGAGCTCGGAAACGCAATTAGGGCAGTGAAATGGGGAACAGATTACTTACTAAAAGCAACTGCCACAGACGGCGTTGTTTACGTTCAAGTAGGGGATCCTCTTTCGGACCATAACTGTTGGGAGAGGCCGGAGGATATGGATACGTTGCGGACGGTGTATAAGGTTGATCGGAACCACCCTGGATCTGAGGTGGCAGGGGAGACTGCTGCTGCTTTGGCCGCTGCTTCGATTGTTTTCCGGTCACGTGATCCTGTGTACTCCAGGATTCTTCTTAACCGTGCTGTTAAG GTCTTCCGGTTTGCTGACACTTACAGAGGTGCATATAGCGATTACTTGAGCTCTGCTGTTTGCCCTTTTTACTGTGACAACAATGGCTACGAG GATGAATTGTTATGGGCAGCAGCATGGTTACAAAAAGCATCAAGAAGACGGCAATATAGGGAGTACATAGTACGAAATCAGGTCATCTTGAGGGCAGGAGACACCATTCATGAATTTGGGTGGGATAACAAACATGCTGGCATCAATGTTCTTATTTCAAAG GAAGTATTGATGGGAAAATCGCCCAATTTAAAATCATTCCAGAACAACGCCGATGCTTTCATATGCTCGTTATTGCCAGGAACCGCACATCTTCAAGTTCAATACTCACCAG GTGGATTAATATTTAAGGCTGGAGGAAGTAATATGCAACATGTGACTTCACTGTCTTTCCTACTGTTAGCCTATTCCAACTACCTAAGTCACGCCAATCGTGTTGTGCCATGTGGCGATAAAACAGCTTCCCCTGCTCTTCTTAAAAGTTTGGCCAGACGTCAG GTGAACTATATTCTAGGAGATAATCCGATGAGAATGTCGTATATGGTGGGATACGGTCCACGATACCCACAAAGGATTCACCACAGGGGTAGCTCGCTACCCTCGGTTAGAGTCCATCCAGCCCACATAGGCTGCCAGGCCGGGTCCCGCTACTTCTTTAGCCCAGACCCAAACCCAAACGTACTGATTGGAGCCGTAGTTGGTGGGCCCAACACCACTGACGCGTTTCCCGACTCTAGACCCTTCTTTCAAGAAACGGAGCCAACGACGTACATAAACGCACCATTGGTGGGACTATTGGGCTACTTTGCAGCCCATCCTTGA
- the LOC110925305 gene encoding protein FAR1-RELATED SEQUENCE 5-like produces the protein MHMTFDSLENAYLFYQRYAKAGGFTARKGTQYEPRKGLIHNKWFVCSKEGTKPLKAIDSTQEAGSSNVNSKSKITRRVPSIRTGCEACIRVKLMKPDNLYVVYYFEESHNHSFVAEDDRYLLPENRSMNYVQEEAVNALSAINVGPVRAFNIMRTLYGGFDKVGATKVDFKNFKRDLNRYIAEYDADMVIKRLRRKKEFMPNFSMEYLTTAEGVLRALFWADGDTKRNFNIFGDVVSFDATYRRNKYNMMFVPFTGVDNHYRNVTLGAAIIGDETAETYSWLLNAFRQAFGRAPPVIVTDQDPAMRKAIQDTWPESRHRLCMWHIMEKLTTKVGANLCNSTDFKRRLCDIVWTDALLPEQFENEWGVILADFDLLNHEWLQSMYQIRDTWIPAYYRDQHMSGLMRTSSRSESENHFFGQFCNPNCTLVEFLGHFDSAIEAQRHEHRKNDHDTRQTNPQIFAKEFVLEQQAANIYTRTIFFDAQLEIQTAIHKCAVGKWEDREDNFVNFSVKDFSQACTTFFQVMMRQLDMTVSCSCNRYEQFGLLCAHIFCVLRLLDIRQFPERYIMRRWTREAVPNSAPGAILGISESDDRYQQVNGVVREITRSAESLINRLVYNFDALCAFRDHVAQYQSTADQAVVNAPPRSRRDRFAEITGYTQETPVTVRMPKTVRFKGMGKPSRMKSNREIAIIQSAKKKKGRECGNCKRRGHNRRTCTYPARENANDSSESDEADLEGDDEEEIEDVAGEEDDDEDLDDEEQE, from the exons ATGCATATGACGTTTGATTCGCTGGAAAATGCGTATCTTTTTTACCAAAGATATGCTAAGGCGGGAGGTTTCACAGCTAGGAAGGGTACTCAATACGAGCCTCGAAAGGGTTTAATACATAATAAATGGTTCGTATGCTCAAAAGAGGGTACTAAACCCTTAAAGGCGATTGACTCGACCCAGGAAGCTGGTAGTTCTAATGTTAACTCGAAGTCTAAGATTACTCGCAGGGTTCCTTCTATAAGGACCGGATGTGAAGCGTGCATTCGGGTTAAGTTAATGAAACCGGATAATCTTTACGTGGTTTATTACTTCGAGGAGTCGCATAATCACTCATTTGTTGCCGAAGATGACAGGTACTTGCTTCCTGAAAACAGATCTATGAATTACGTACAGGAAGAAGCCGTGAATGCTTTGAGTGCCATAAACGTTGGTCCAGTTAGAGCGTTTAACATTATGAGGACTCTTTATGGAGGTTTCGATAAGGTAGGCGCAACTAAAGTTGACTTCAAGAACTTTAAGAGAGACTTAAATAGGTATATAGCTGAGTACGATGCTGACATGGTTATCAAACGCCTAAGAAGGAAGAAAGAATTTATGCCCAATTTCTCTATGGAATACCTTACAACTGCCGAGGGCGTTTTACGTGCGTTGTTCTGGGCCGATGGTGATACAAAGAGaaattttaatatttttgggGATGTTGTGTCGTTCGATGCTACTTATCGTCGTAACAA gtaCAATATGATGTTCGTACCTTTTACCGGCGTTGACAATCACTATCGTAATGTTACCTTGGGTGCTGCTATTATAGGGGATGAAACTGCCGAAACATATAGCTGGTTGCTCAACGCATTTCGGCAGGCGTTTGGGCGCGCACCACCTGTGATTGTAACTGATCAAGACCCCGCGATGAGGAAAGCTATTCAAGATACTTGGCCTGAAAGTAGGCACAGGCTTTGCATGTGGCATATAATGGAGAAACTCACTACCaag GTTGGCGCCAACCTATGCAATAGCACTGATTTTAAGAGGAGGTTGTGTGATATTGTTTGGACCGATGCCTTACTGCCAGAACAGTTTGAAAATGAATGGGGTGTTATATTGGCTGATTTTGATTTGCTGAATCATGAATGGTTACAGTCAATGTATCAGATTAGGGATACATGGATCCCTGCATATTATCGCGATCAACACATGTCTGGGCTGATGCGTACCTCATCACGTTCGGAGAGTGAGAACCACTTCTTTGGGCAGTTTTGCAACCCGAATTGTACCCTTGTTGAATTCTTGGGGCATTTTGATTCTGCAATCGAAGCCCAAAGACACGAGCACAGGAAGAATGATCACGATACTAGGCAAACGAACCCCCAAATATTTGCAAAAGAGTTTGTCTTAGAGCAACAGGCGGCAAACATATACACACGGACAATTTTCTTTGATGCGCAACTTGAAATTCAGACAGCCATTCACAAGTGTGCTGTTGGAAAATGGGAGGATAGAGAGGATAACTTTGTGAACTTCTCTGTGAAGGACTTTTCTCAAGCGTGTACTACATTTTTTCAG GTTATGATGCGGCAGCTAGACATGACCGTTAGTTGCTCATGCAATAGGTATGAACAATTTGGGCTTCTGTGTGCGCATATTTTTTGCGTTTTGCGGCTTCTTGATATCAGGCAGTTCCCTGAAAGGTACATAATGCGACGTTGGACAAGGGAAGCTGTTCCTAACAGTGCGCCGGGAGCGATTTTGGGGATTAGTGAAAGTGATGATCGGTACCAGCAAGTTAATGGTGTTGTAAGGGAGATAACAAGGTCAGCCGAGTCTCTTATCAACAGGTTGGTTTATAACTTTGATGCGTTGTGCGCTTTTAGGGACCATGTTGCCCAGTATCAATCGACCGCTGATCAGGCAGTCGTGAACGCTCCCCCTAGGAGTCGTCGCGATAGGTTTGCTGAAATAACTGGATACACGCAAGAAACACCTGTAACTGTTCGTATGCCGAAAACCGTTAGATTTAAAGGTATGGGCAAACCTTCCAGAATGAAGAGTAATCGTGAAATTGCCATTATTCAATCTGCGAAGAAAAAAAAGGGTCGCGAGTGTGGCAATTGCAAACGTCGGGGCCATAATAGACGTACCTGCACGTACCCGGCAAGGGAAAATGCCAACGACTCCTCAGAAAGTGATGAAGCGGATCTTGAAGGAGACGACGAAGAGGAGATAGAAGATGTGGCTGGTGAAGAAGACGATGATGAGGACCTAGACGATGAAGAGCAAGAGTAG